A stretch of the Denticeps clupeoides chromosome 6, fDenClu1.1, whole genome shotgun sequence genome encodes the following:
- the ccdc90b gene encoding coiled-coil domain-containing protein 90B, mitochondrial isoform X1 — translation MRGHDTTSSPRGSVALCSSFCSVWGDMAVIRRFAATLHLSFATFRHPISVVRKGVQVSRGFHATSNWRSYDMRKVELTPLEQRKLTFDTHALVKELETKGFERHQAEVLVGALVTLTTANMDVVYRDMVTAAHQEIALQQIMSHLDSIRKDMVILEKSEFANLRSENAKMKTELEQIKSRLMEESQKIKADAKLDINLERSRVTDMFTEQEKKLLEITTEFQKKNSDIDRSTMETTKKIDTEVASLKTLLESLKLETIRYLAACVFSCLAIALGFYRFWK, via the exons ATGCGAGGTCATGATACTACTTCCTCGCCACGTGGTTCGGTTGCCTTGTGTTCTTCTTTCTGCTCTGTGTGGGGAGACATGGCTGTAATCAGGCGCTTTGCCGCGACACTTCATCTGAGTTTCGCGACATTTCGGCACCCGATAAGTGTAGTCCGGAAAGGAGTCCAGGTCTCTAGAG GTTTTCACGCGACGTCAAACTGGAGGTCGTATGACATGAGAAAGGTGGAGCTGACACCGCTGGAGCAGAGGAAACTCACTTTCGATACTCATGCACTGGTGAAAGAGTTGGAAACTAAAG GTTTCGAGAGGCATCAGGCAGAAGTGCTGGTGGGGGCGCTGGTGACTCTGACCACTGCCAACATGGACGTTGTCTACAGGGATATGGTGACAGCTGCACaccag gaAATTGCTCTTCAGCAAATAATGTCTCATTTGGACTCTATACGGAAGGACATGGTGATACTGGAGAAAAGTGAATTTGCTAACTTGCGCTCTGAAAATGCA aaaatgaaaacagaactGGAGCAGATAAAGAGCAGGCTAATG gaagaaAGTCAAAAAATTAAAGCAGATGCAAAATTGGATATTAATTTGGAGCGAAGTAGAGTTACAGACATG tTTACAGAGCAAGAGAAGAAACTTTTAGAAATCACGACAGAGTTCCAGAAGAAG AATTCAGATATTGATCGAAGCACAATGGAAACAACCAAGAAAATTGACACAGAGGTTGCTTCGCTGAAAACGCTTCTTGAATCTCTGAAGCTTGAGACTATTCGATATCTTGCTG CATGTGTTTTCTCCTGCTTGGCAATTGCCTTGGGATTCTACCGTTTCTGGAAATGA
- the ccdc90b gene encoding coiled-coil domain-containing protein 90B, mitochondrial isoform X2, translated as MDVVYRDMVTAAHQEIALQQIMSHLDSIRKDMVILEKSEFANLRSENAKMKTELEQIKSRLMEESQKIKADAKLDINLERSRVTDMFTEQEKKLLEITTEFQKKNSDIDRSTMETTKKIDTEVASLKTLLESLKLETIRYLAACVFSCLAIALGFYRFWK; from the exons ATGGACGTTGTCTACAGGGATATGGTGACAGCTGCACaccag gaAATTGCTCTTCAGCAAATAATGTCTCATTTGGACTCTATACGGAAGGACATGGTGATACTGGAGAAAAGTGAATTTGCTAACTTGCGCTCTGAAAATGCA aaaatgaaaacagaactGGAGCAGATAAAGAGCAGGCTAATG gaagaaAGTCAAAAAATTAAAGCAGATGCAAAATTGGATATTAATTTGGAGCGAAGTAGAGTTACAGACATG tTTACAGAGCAAGAGAAGAAACTTTTAGAAATCACGACAGAGTTCCAGAAGAAG AATTCAGATATTGATCGAAGCACAATGGAAACAACCAAGAAAATTGACACAGAGGTTGCTTCGCTGAAAACGCTTCTTGAATCTCTGAAGCTTGAGACTATTCGATATCTTGCTG CATGTGTTTTCTCCTGCTTGGCAATTGCCTTGGGATTCTACCGTTTCTGGAAATGA
- the pcf11 gene encoding pre-mRNA cleavage complex 2 protein Pcf11 isoform X1 gives MSDEAAREDARREYQSSLEDLTFNSKPHINMLTILAEENLHFAKDIVAIIEAQIDKAPPAEKLPVLYLVDSIVKNVGGEYLAVFAKNLVSSFICVFEKVDENTRKSLFKLRSTWDEIFPLKKLYALDVGVNAVDPAWPIKPLPNASIHVNPKFLIQTEDVATQRTSTPQLQHPVVSEKSLTQEQVIRQQLLAKQKQLLELQQKKIELELEQTKAQLVANQMNQSGAPINTPQQPVIPKITQQVPHSKTWPTTQIDKFSTRDPRLNRTASAALTVKEQVTYKKEPGSAGNLLNAQEKRGHQSLEKQSRVEKTKLAKKDVTGDDKPKSKSASPLSRGAQGRCKNSEPEHFKVTDPRLQKYISEKAETKEDDRKRSMEKKDKDEQVKSSDQKRLTNSRGKLANGTLSKQERNETSDKQDAKVKKAIRKRSRSRSRSPSAHHSPIRKERRRRHLHAELPPAHTRQDRTTPKKSISETRRPKRSMDDRSAESRMLPESKENVKRWKSGWEGNKPLKQPDDKSVPQRHKSWTSSPRPAMPRIPRHRLSVDVNLQIPDVLNSASKRDLLKKASKRHADGEISQEDFIRVAYQINRLFQYQEEKQRSDSWEGSSDDGKLPKNKTLLSSPQSQQGNLSDAEKSYFEHKSKLRRTQVQHPAVRDPHSPVRERASHPRPVPEEKDQKRYTGTMEGTEDFVREPFNRHHDPRKCDRLPPNSGLVLRRSPSPSCLDGASGKSPLAVFDQLSSDMETQQLHVGEMSPRFESPNSVHSDTGPDVPLPLELPSRHEILSAPSRNMSGGIPCESPGHTPPHSSEGSITQASVTRHDGPKGSVDGRPNHVGQSRSDVQARTHLHSRYEGNPGSVRYDGAGGPHGSSRFDGHGRYENTYQSRFEGPALHKATERFDSSNRFDGPMRSMEPHSIGVFDASHPQQSFGRFDGPVGPQSHGRFDGPGPMGFDNPVRPGRFDGPMRFDCPMQQGPGRFEGPIRFQHRQAAYDGTHGPPGRMRFDGPGNQSTGMCFENPSGPMIFEGQAQGIPRYDCTPQQVGPRYCGPPNLPNQLRPQGQVSVTNSGGQPTSNFNMTNRFSEPFGGAPQQFQQNVSQGQSFSVPVATLSGFSDSFRSLTPFTGAPVQQTILPSLGQPFIQQTPVPFSQAGSQIPQPESHLGQMDVNDLLSKLISTGIIKPTSTDPAQNELSQNSQSQTTVEEEDDEEQVDDESLPDLTSFVLEDMKQRFDSVITKLYTGIQCYSCGMRFTASQTDVYADHLDWHYRQNRSEKDISKKVTHRRWYYSLTDWIEFEEIADLEERAKSNFFEKVHEEVVQKTQEAAKEKEFQSVKATPDAVFESCEICQEQFEMYWEEEEEEWHLKNAIRVDEKTYHPSCYEDYKNTSSFVDCTPSPNKVLTDPLNAFLTQGQDEMALGTSIKEIKEEPEMADVDVVVDKTECQVKLEGDTQTSAIIY, from the exons ATGTCGGACGAAGCGGCGAGGGAGGACGCGCGACGAGAATACCAGTCTTCGCTGGAAGATTTGACTTTCAACAGCAAACCGCACATCAACATGCTGACCATTCTCGCCGAGGAGAACCTCCACTTCGCCAAGGATATCGTCGCAATAATTGAAGCTCAAATCGACAAG GCACCACCTGCAGAGAAGCTTCCAGTTTTGTACTTAGTGGACTCCATAGTGAAGAATGTTGGTGGCGAATACCTTGCAGTGTTTGCTAAAAACCTAGTATCttcatttatatgtgtgtttgaaaAG GTGGATGAGAACACTAGAAAAAGTCTGTTCAAATTGCGCTCTACATGGGATGAAATTTTCCCTCTGAAGAAATTATATGCCTTAGATGTTGGTGTGAATGCAGTAGATCCTGCTTGGCCAATTAAGCCATTACCAAATGCAAGTATTCATGTAAACCCAAAGTTTCTGATACAG ACTGAAGATGTCGCTACACAGAGAACAAGCACACCACAGCTCCAGCATCCTGTAGTGAGTGAGAAAAGTTTGACTCAAGAGCAAGTAATAAGACAGCAGCTGctggcaaaacaaaagcagctgCTAGAGCTTCAGCAGAAGAAGATAGAACTTGAGCTTGAGCAAACCAAAGCCCAGCTG gttgcaaatcaaatgaatcagTCTGGTGCACCTATTAATACTCCTCAACAGCCTGTCATACCCAAGATTACCCAGCAAGTGCCACATTCAAAAACCTGGCCTACCACCCAAATTGATAAGTTTTCAACAAGGGACCCTCGTTTAAACAGAACAGCATCAGCAGCTTTAACTGTGAAGGAACAAGTTACATATAAAAAAGAACCGGGAAGTGCAGGAAACCTTCTTAATGCACAAGAAAAACGAGGGCATCAGTCTCTGGAAAAGCAAAGCAGGGTAGAGAAGACAAAACTTGCTAAAAAAGATGTCACTGGGGATGACAAGCCAAAATCAAAATCTGCATCACCATTATCCAGAGGAGCTCAAGGCAGATGTAAAAATTCTGAACCAGAACATTTCAAGGTGACTGATCCAAGGttgcaaaaatacatttctgagaaAGCGGAAACAAAGGAGGATGACAGGAAAAGAAGTATGGAGAAAAAAGACAAGGATGAGCAAGTGAAAAGCTCAGACCAGAAAAGACTGACCAACAGTCGAGGGAAGCTTGCAAATGGGACTCTGAGTAAACAAGAGAGAAATGAGACCAGTGACAAACAAGATGCAAAGGTGAAGAAAGCTATTAGGAAGAGATCTCGGTCACGTTCTCGCTCTCCATCTGCTCATCATTCTCCCATaagaaaagagaggaggagaagacacTTGCATGCTGAACTTCCTCCAGCGCACACAAGGCAAGACAGAACTACTCCAAAAAAGAGCATTTCTGAAacaagaaggccaaaaaggtcCATGGATGATAGATCTGCTGAATCAAGAATGCTTCCTGAGTCtaaagaaaatgtcaaaagaTGGAAAAGTGGATGGGAAGGAAACAAACC cCTGAAACAGCCTGATGACAAGTCTGTTCCTCAGAGACATAAATCATGGACCAGTAGCCCAAGACCAGCAATGCCCCGCATACCGAGACATCGTCTAAGTGTTGATGTCAATCTGCAGATACCTGATGTGCTTAATTCTGCCAGCAAAAGAGATCTACTCAAGAAG GCTAGCAAAAGGCATGCTGATGGCGAAATATCACAGGAAGATTTCATAAGGGTGGCCTATCAAATAAACAGGCTTTTTCAGTACCAAGAGGAAAAGCAAAGATCTGATTCTTGGGAAGGTTCCAGTGATGATGGAAAGctaccaaaaaataaaactctctTGTCCTCTCCTCAGTCCCAACAGGGAAATCTCTCAGATGCTGAGAAATCATACTTTGAACATAAGTCAAAGCTTAGAAGAACTCAGGTTCAGCATCCAG CTGTTAGGGATCCACATTCACCTGTAAGAGAGAGAGCTTCTCATCCGAGACCTGTACCTGAAGAGAAGGATCAGAAGAGATATACTGGAACAATGGAAGGCACTGAAGATTTTGTTCGAGAGCCATTCAATAGACATCACGACCCAAGGAAATGTGACCGACTGCCACCAAATTCTGGACTTGTTTTAAGACGTTCACCAAGTCCTTCTTGCTTAGATGGGGCTTCTGGGAAATCACCACTAGCTGTATTTGATCAACTATCTTCGGATATGGAAACTCAGCAACTGCATGTTGGAGAGATGAGTCCAAGGTTTGAAAGTCCCAACAGTGTACATTCTGACACAGGACCTGATGTTCCTCTGCCCTTAGAGCTCCCATCCAGACATGAGATACTCTCAGCACCGAGTAGAAATATGTCAGGAGGAATACCTTGTGAATCTCCGGGACATACACCGCCGCACTCATCAGAAGGTTCCATTACACAAGCAAGTGTGACTAGACACGATGGACCTAAAGGTTCTGTTGATGGAAGACCGAATCATGTTGGACAATCACGGTCTGATGTTCAAGCAAGAACTCATTTGCATAGCAGATATGAGGGTAATCCAGGATCAGTGAGATATGATGGGGCTGGTGGTCCACATGGCTCTTCTAGATTTGATGGTCACGGAAGATATGAAAACACTTATCAATCAAGATTTGAAGGGCCAGCCTTACATAAAGCCACTGAGAGATTTGATAGTTCAAATCGATTTGATGGACCCATGAGATCTATGGAGCCTCACAGCATTGGAGTGTTCGATGCATCCCATCCTCAGCAAAGTTTTGGCCGATTTGATGGGCCAGTTGGACCACAAAGTCATGGAAGATTTGATGGCCCTGGACCAATGGGGTTTGATAATCCAGTTAGGCCTGGTAGATTTGATGGCCCAATGAGGTTTGACTGTCCCATGCAGCAGGGTCCTGGAAGGTTTGAAGGACCTATTCGGTTTCAGCACCGGCAAGCAGCATACGATGGGACTCATGGTCCTCCAGGACGAATGAGATTTGATGGTCCTGGTAATCAGTCAACTGGAATGTGCTTCGAGAATCCTTCAGGCCCTATGATTTTTGAAGGACAGGCCCAGGGAATTCCCAGATATGACTGCACACCCCAGCAGGTTGGCCCGAGATACTGTGGTCCTCCAAATCTTCCAAACCAGTTGAGACCACAGGGCCAGGTATCCGTGACAAATTCAGGTGGCCAACCAACTTCAAACTTTAACATGACTAATAGGTTTTCTGAACCCTTTGGTGGTGCACCACAACAGTTCCAGCAAAATGTGTCACAAGGACAAAGCTTTTCTGTCCCAGTTGCTACCTTATCCGGGTTTTCCGATTCCTTCAGATCCCTCACTCCATTTACAGGTGCCCCAGTTCAGCAGACG ATTCTACCTTCTCTTGGTCAACCCTTCATTCAACAGACTCCAGTGCCTTTTAGCCAAGCTG GCTCTCAAATTCCACAGCCTGAAAGCCACCTGGGTCAAATGGATGTGAATGACCTGCTGTCTAAACTAATTTCCACTGGTATAATCAAACCCACGTCAACAGACCCAGCTCAGAATG aGTTATCTCAGAACTCACAGTCTCAGACCACTGttgaagaagaagatgatgaggaaCAAGTTGACGATGAAAGCCTTCCAGATTTGACTAGTTTTGTCCTTGAGGACATGAAGCA GAGATTTGACAGTGTTATAACAAAACTGTACACTGGGATACAGTGTTACTCCTGTGGAATGCGCTTCACTGCCTCCCAAACAGATGTTTACGCAGATCATTTGGACTGGCATTACAGGCAGAACCGATCCGAGAAGGACATCAGTAAGAAGGTCACACATCGCCGTTGGTACTACAGCCTGACT GACTGGATTGAATTTGAAGAAATAGCTGATCTGGAAGAGAGGGCAAAGAGTAATTTCTTTGAAAAGGTTCATGAAGAGGTTGTGCAGAAAACACAGGAagctgcaaaagaaaaagagtttCAGAGTGTTAAAGCCACACCAGATGCGGTTTTTGAG TCTTGTGAGATTTGTCAAGAACAGTTTGAGATGtactgggaggaggaggaagaggagtggCATCTCAAAAATGCAATCAGAGTTGATGAGAAG ACTTATCATCCCTCCTGTTATGAGGATTACAAGAAT ACATCTTCATTTGTGGATTGTACACCTTCACCTAATAAGGTCCTGACAGACCCTTTAAACGCATTCCTGACTCAAGGACAAGATGAAATGGCATTGGGTACAAGTATTAAGGAAATAAAGGAAGAGCCAGAAATGGCAGATGTTGATGTTGTAGTGGATAAAACCGAATGCCAGGTGAAGCTAGAAGGAGACACGCAAACCAgtgcaattatttattaa
- the pcf11 gene encoding pre-mRNA cleavage complex 2 protein Pcf11 isoform X2, with translation MSDEAAREDARREYQSSLEDLTFNSKPHINMLTILAEENLHFAKDIVAIIEAQIDKAPPAEKLPVLYLVDSIVKNVGGEYLAVFAKNLVSSFICVFEKVDENTRKSLFKLRSTWDEIFPLKKLYALDVGVNAVDPAWPIKPLPNTEDVATQRTSTPQLQHPVVSEKSLTQEQVIRQQLLAKQKQLLELQQKKIELELEQTKAQLVANQMNQSGAPINTPQQPVIPKITQQVPHSKTWPTTQIDKFSTRDPRLNRTASAALTVKEQVTYKKEPGSAGNLLNAQEKRGHQSLEKQSRVEKTKLAKKDVTGDDKPKSKSASPLSRGAQGRCKNSEPEHFKVTDPRLQKYISEKAETKEDDRKRSMEKKDKDEQVKSSDQKRLTNSRGKLANGTLSKQERNETSDKQDAKVKKAIRKRSRSRSRSPSAHHSPIRKERRRRHLHAELPPAHTRQDRTTPKKSISETRRPKRSMDDRSAESRMLPESKENVKRWKSGWEGNKPLKQPDDKSVPQRHKSWTSSPRPAMPRIPRHRLSVDVNLQIPDVLNSASKRDLLKKASKRHADGEISQEDFIRVAYQINRLFQYQEEKQRSDSWEGSSDDGKLPKNKTLLSSPQSQQGNLSDAEKSYFEHKSKLRRTQVQHPAVRDPHSPVRERASHPRPVPEEKDQKRYTGTMEGTEDFVREPFNRHHDPRKCDRLPPNSGLVLRRSPSPSCLDGASGKSPLAVFDQLSSDMETQQLHVGEMSPRFESPNSVHSDTGPDVPLPLELPSRHEILSAPSRNMSGGIPCESPGHTPPHSSEGSITQASVTRHDGPKGSVDGRPNHVGQSRSDVQARTHLHSRYEGNPGSVRYDGAGGPHGSSRFDGHGRYENTYQSRFEGPALHKATERFDSSNRFDGPMRSMEPHSIGVFDASHPQQSFGRFDGPVGPQSHGRFDGPGPMGFDNPVRPGRFDGPMRFDCPMQQGPGRFEGPIRFQHRQAAYDGTHGPPGRMRFDGPGNQSTGMCFENPSGPMIFEGQAQGIPRYDCTPQQVGPRYCGPPNLPNQLRPQGQVSVTNSGGQPTSNFNMTNRFSEPFGGAPQQFQQNVSQGQSFSVPVATLSGFSDSFRSLTPFTGAPVQQTILPSLGQPFIQQTPVPFSQAGSQIPQPESHLGQMDVNDLLSKLISTGIIKPTSTDPAQNELSQNSQSQTTVEEEDDEEQVDDESLPDLTSFVLEDMKQRFDSVITKLYTGIQCYSCGMRFTASQTDVYADHLDWHYRQNRSEKDISKKVTHRRWYYSLTDWIEFEEIADLEERAKSNFFEKVHEEVVQKTQEAAKEKEFQSVKATPDAVFESCEICQEQFEMYWEEEEEEWHLKNAIRVDEKTYHPSCYEDYKNTSSFVDCTPSPNKVLTDPLNAFLTQGQDEMALGTSIKEIKEEPEMADVDVVVDKTECQVKLEGDTQTSAIIY, from the exons ATGTCGGACGAAGCGGCGAGGGAGGACGCGCGACGAGAATACCAGTCTTCGCTGGAAGATTTGACTTTCAACAGCAAACCGCACATCAACATGCTGACCATTCTCGCCGAGGAGAACCTCCACTTCGCCAAGGATATCGTCGCAATAATTGAAGCTCAAATCGACAAG GCACCACCTGCAGAGAAGCTTCCAGTTTTGTACTTAGTGGACTCCATAGTGAAGAATGTTGGTGGCGAATACCTTGCAGTGTTTGCTAAAAACCTAGTATCttcatttatatgtgtgtttgaaaAG GTGGATGAGAACACTAGAAAAAGTCTGTTCAAATTGCGCTCTACATGGGATGAAATTTTCCCTCTGAAGAAATTATATGCCTTAGATGTTGGTGTGAATGCAGTAGATCCTGCTTGGCCAATTAAGCCATTACCAAAT ACTGAAGATGTCGCTACACAGAGAACAAGCACACCACAGCTCCAGCATCCTGTAGTGAGTGAGAAAAGTTTGACTCAAGAGCAAGTAATAAGACAGCAGCTGctggcaaaacaaaagcagctgCTAGAGCTTCAGCAGAAGAAGATAGAACTTGAGCTTGAGCAAACCAAAGCCCAGCTG gttgcaaatcaaatgaatcagTCTGGTGCACCTATTAATACTCCTCAACAGCCTGTCATACCCAAGATTACCCAGCAAGTGCCACATTCAAAAACCTGGCCTACCACCCAAATTGATAAGTTTTCAACAAGGGACCCTCGTTTAAACAGAACAGCATCAGCAGCTTTAACTGTGAAGGAACAAGTTACATATAAAAAAGAACCGGGAAGTGCAGGAAACCTTCTTAATGCACAAGAAAAACGAGGGCATCAGTCTCTGGAAAAGCAAAGCAGGGTAGAGAAGACAAAACTTGCTAAAAAAGATGTCACTGGGGATGACAAGCCAAAATCAAAATCTGCATCACCATTATCCAGAGGAGCTCAAGGCAGATGTAAAAATTCTGAACCAGAACATTTCAAGGTGACTGATCCAAGGttgcaaaaatacatttctgagaaAGCGGAAACAAAGGAGGATGACAGGAAAAGAAGTATGGAGAAAAAAGACAAGGATGAGCAAGTGAAAAGCTCAGACCAGAAAAGACTGACCAACAGTCGAGGGAAGCTTGCAAATGGGACTCTGAGTAAACAAGAGAGAAATGAGACCAGTGACAAACAAGATGCAAAGGTGAAGAAAGCTATTAGGAAGAGATCTCGGTCACGTTCTCGCTCTCCATCTGCTCATCATTCTCCCATaagaaaagagaggaggagaagacacTTGCATGCTGAACTTCCTCCAGCGCACACAAGGCAAGACAGAACTACTCCAAAAAAGAGCATTTCTGAAacaagaaggccaaaaaggtcCATGGATGATAGATCTGCTGAATCAAGAATGCTTCCTGAGTCtaaagaaaatgtcaaaagaTGGAAAAGTGGATGGGAAGGAAACAAACC cCTGAAACAGCCTGATGACAAGTCTGTTCCTCAGAGACATAAATCATGGACCAGTAGCCCAAGACCAGCAATGCCCCGCATACCGAGACATCGTCTAAGTGTTGATGTCAATCTGCAGATACCTGATGTGCTTAATTCTGCCAGCAAAAGAGATCTACTCAAGAAG GCTAGCAAAAGGCATGCTGATGGCGAAATATCACAGGAAGATTTCATAAGGGTGGCCTATCAAATAAACAGGCTTTTTCAGTACCAAGAGGAAAAGCAAAGATCTGATTCTTGGGAAGGTTCCAGTGATGATGGAAAGctaccaaaaaataaaactctctTGTCCTCTCCTCAGTCCCAACAGGGAAATCTCTCAGATGCTGAGAAATCATACTTTGAACATAAGTCAAAGCTTAGAAGAACTCAGGTTCAGCATCCAG CTGTTAGGGATCCACATTCACCTGTAAGAGAGAGAGCTTCTCATCCGAGACCTGTACCTGAAGAGAAGGATCAGAAGAGATATACTGGAACAATGGAAGGCACTGAAGATTTTGTTCGAGAGCCATTCAATAGACATCACGACCCAAGGAAATGTGACCGACTGCCACCAAATTCTGGACTTGTTTTAAGACGTTCACCAAGTCCTTCTTGCTTAGATGGGGCTTCTGGGAAATCACCACTAGCTGTATTTGATCAACTATCTTCGGATATGGAAACTCAGCAACTGCATGTTGGAGAGATGAGTCCAAGGTTTGAAAGTCCCAACAGTGTACATTCTGACACAGGACCTGATGTTCCTCTGCCCTTAGAGCTCCCATCCAGACATGAGATACTCTCAGCACCGAGTAGAAATATGTCAGGAGGAATACCTTGTGAATCTCCGGGACATACACCGCCGCACTCATCAGAAGGTTCCATTACACAAGCAAGTGTGACTAGACACGATGGACCTAAAGGTTCTGTTGATGGAAGACCGAATCATGTTGGACAATCACGGTCTGATGTTCAAGCAAGAACTCATTTGCATAGCAGATATGAGGGTAATCCAGGATCAGTGAGATATGATGGGGCTGGTGGTCCACATGGCTCTTCTAGATTTGATGGTCACGGAAGATATGAAAACACTTATCAATCAAGATTTGAAGGGCCAGCCTTACATAAAGCCACTGAGAGATTTGATAGTTCAAATCGATTTGATGGACCCATGAGATCTATGGAGCCTCACAGCATTGGAGTGTTCGATGCATCCCATCCTCAGCAAAGTTTTGGCCGATTTGATGGGCCAGTTGGACCACAAAGTCATGGAAGATTTGATGGCCCTGGACCAATGGGGTTTGATAATCCAGTTAGGCCTGGTAGATTTGATGGCCCAATGAGGTTTGACTGTCCCATGCAGCAGGGTCCTGGAAGGTTTGAAGGACCTATTCGGTTTCAGCACCGGCAAGCAGCATACGATGGGACTCATGGTCCTCCAGGACGAATGAGATTTGATGGTCCTGGTAATCAGTCAACTGGAATGTGCTTCGAGAATCCTTCAGGCCCTATGATTTTTGAAGGACAGGCCCAGGGAATTCCCAGATATGACTGCACACCCCAGCAGGTTGGCCCGAGATACTGTGGTCCTCCAAATCTTCCAAACCAGTTGAGACCACAGGGCCAGGTATCCGTGACAAATTCAGGTGGCCAACCAACTTCAAACTTTAACATGACTAATAGGTTTTCTGAACCCTTTGGTGGTGCACCACAACAGTTCCAGCAAAATGTGTCACAAGGACAAAGCTTTTCTGTCCCAGTTGCTACCTTATCCGGGTTTTCCGATTCCTTCAGATCCCTCACTCCATTTACAGGTGCCCCAGTTCAGCAGACG ATTCTACCTTCTCTTGGTCAACCCTTCATTCAACAGACTCCAGTGCCTTTTAGCCAAGCTG GCTCTCAAATTCCACAGCCTGAAAGCCACCTGGGTCAAATGGATGTGAATGACCTGCTGTCTAAACTAATTTCCACTGGTATAATCAAACCCACGTCAACAGACCCAGCTCAGAATG aGTTATCTCAGAACTCACAGTCTCAGACCACTGttgaagaagaagatgatgaggaaCAAGTTGACGATGAAAGCCTTCCAGATTTGACTAGTTTTGTCCTTGAGGACATGAAGCA GAGATTTGACAGTGTTATAACAAAACTGTACACTGGGATACAGTGTTACTCCTGTGGAATGCGCTTCACTGCCTCCCAAACAGATGTTTACGCAGATCATTTGGACTGGCATTACAGGCAGAACCGATCCGAGAAGGACATCAGTAAGAAGGTCACACATCGCCGTTGGTACTACAGCCTGACT GACTGGATTGAATTTGAAGAAATAGCTGATCTGGAAGAGAGGGCAAAGAGTAATTTCTTTGAAAAGGTTCATGAAGAGGTTGTGCAGAAAACACAGGAagctgcaaaagaaaaagagtttCAGAGTGTTAAAGCCACACCAGATGCGGTTTTTGAG TCTTGTGAGATTTGTCAAGAACAGTTTGAGATGtactgggaggaggaggaagaggagtggCATCTCAAAAATGCAATCAGAGTTGATGAGAAG ACTTATCATCCCTCCTGTTATGAGGATTACAAGAAT ACATCTTCATTTGTGGATTGTACACCTTCACCTAATAAGGTCCTGACAGACCCTTTAAACGCATTCCTGACTCAAGGACAAGATGAAATGGCATTGGGTACAAGTATTAAGGAAATAAAGGAAGAGCCAGAAATGGCAGATGTTGATGTTGTAGTGGATAAAACCGAATGCCAGGTGAAGCTAGAAGGAGACACGCAAACCAgtgcaattatttattaa